In Streptomyces chartreusis NRRL 3882, the following are encoded in one genomic region:
- the gap gene encoding type I glyceraldehyde-3-phosphate dehydrogenase: MTIRVGINGFGRIGRNYFRALLEQGADIEIVAVNDLGDTATTAHLLKYDTILGRLKQEVSHTEDTITVGDKTIKVLAERNPADIPWGELGVDIVIESTGIFTKKADAEKHIAGGAKKVLISAPAKDEDVTIVMGVNQDTYDPANHHVISNASCTTNCVAPMAKVLDENFGIVKGLMTTVHAYTNDQRILDFPHKDLRRARAAAENIIPTTTGAAKATALVLPQLKGKLDGMAMRVPVPTGSVTDLVLELGREVTKEEVNAAFQKAAEGELKGILEYTEDPIVSSDIVNAPASCTFDSSLTMVQEGKNVKVIGWYDNEWGYSNRLVDLTVFVGNQL, translated from the coding sequence GTGACGATCCGCGTAGGCATCAACGGCTTCGGCCGCATCGGTCGTAACTACTTCCGCGCGCTGCTGGAGCAGGGTGCAGACATCGAGATCGTGGCTGTCAACGACCTGGGTGACACCGCGACCACCGCTCACCTGCTGAAGTACGACACCATCCTCGGCCGCCTCAAGCAGGAGGTCTCGCACACCGAGGACACCATCACCGTCGGCGACAAGACCATCAAGGTCCTCGCCGAGCGCAACCCGGCGGACATCCCGTGGGGCGAGCTGGGCGTCGACATCGTCATCGAGTCGACCGGCATCTTCACCAAGAAGGCCGACGCCGAGAAGCACATCGCCGGCGGCGCCAAGAAGGTCCTCATCTCGGCTCCGGCCAAGGACGAGGACGTCACCATCGTGATGGGCGTCAACCAGGACACCTACGACCCGGCGAACCACCACGTCATCTCCAACGCCTCCTGCACCACCAACTGTGTGGCGCCGATGGCCAAGGTCCTCGACGAGAACTTCGGCATCGTCAAGGGCCTGATGACGACGGTGCACGCGTACACGAACGACCAGCGCATCCTGGACTTCCCGCACAAGGACCTGCGCCGCGCCCGTGCCGCCGCCGAGAACATCATCCCGACCACCACGGGTGCCGCCAAGGCCACCGCGCTGGTCCTCCCGCAGCTCAAGGGCAAGCTGGACGGCATGGCCATGCGCGTCCCGGTCCCGACCGGTTCGGTCACCGACCTGGTCCTCGAGCTCGGCCGCGAGGTCACCAAGGAAGAGGTCAACGCCGCCTTCCAGAAGGCGGCCGAGGGCGAGCTGAAGGGCATCCTCGAGTACACGGAGGACCCGATCGTCTCGTCCGACATCGTCAACGCGCCGGCGTCCTGCACCTTCGACTCCTCCCTGACCATGGTCCAGGAGGGCAAGAACGTGAAGGTCATCGGCTGGTACGACAACGAGTGGGGCTACTCCAACCGCCTCGTCGACCTGACGGTCTTCGTCGGCAACCAGCTCTGA